From one Spiroplasma endosymbiont of Panorpa germanica genomic stretch:
- a CDS encoding formate/nitrite transporter family protein — MEISKKNAKLKAKYEKQISDYESIDYSTLDVSHGFATDGVLGGFREVVNKIRYTFALQFLLGILGGLLFSVAVVAAVYGTKAIGTDTSQAERLWIRNMISGIIIPGGVILMTFLGGALFTRHCFATLPTMLGVTKKRLLFKGMVAVLVGNFVGSLILATIFLGTGAYKDNDFSARVLEISNQNLFGAGNKIFPLLTSTGDFDYSGVKTGIWFQAIFASLISGFLCGILASGTGVVTHADKNPVVGIVVTFFCVLFYVLSNYSHGPSNMFYFWSLLFMKWSHPENLTIFNEVSNASGVINSWGGVDMSFSMIFLGVALIPSIIGNWIGGGVVMPFVYYLNNKEYVQVLARKMKLEYAQENLRELIAYYEGPINQGLPTLESTNTVSEPKLNENFASNFEVEEVFMKPKKSKVKSKKKTD; from the coding sequence ATGGAAATTAGTAAAAAAAATGCCAAGTTAAAGGCAAAATACGAAAAACAAATTTCAGATTATGAAAGTATTGATTATTCAACACTAGATGTATCCCATGGTTTTGCAACTGATGGAGTACTTGGTGGATTTAGAGAAGTTGTAAACAAAATTCGATATACTTTTGCCTTACAATTCTTATTAGGAATTCTTGGAGGTCTATTATTTTCTGTGGCAGTTGTTGCAGCAGTTTATGGGACTAAGGCAATCGGAACAGATACTAGTCAAGCTGAACGCTTGTGAATCAGAAATATGATATCGGGAATAATTATCCCAGGAGGGGTTATTCTAATGACCTTCCTTGGAGGAGCTTTATTTACTAGACACTGTTTTGCCACTCTACCAACTATGTTGGGAGTAACAAAAAAAAGATTACTTTTTAAAGGTATGGTGGCTGTGCTTGTTGGGAACTTTGTTGGTTCTTTAATTTTGGCCACAATATTTTTAGGTACAGGAGCTTATAAAGATAATGATTTTTCAGCAAGAGTTCTAGAAATTTCTAATCAAAATCTATTTGGAGCTGGAAATAAAATCTTCCCATTACTAACAAGTACAGGAGATTTTGATTACTCAGGAGTTAAAACAGGAATTTGATTTCAAGCAATCTTCGCTTCATTAATATCTGGTTTTCTTTGTGGGATTTTAGCATCAGGAACTGGTGTGGTAACCCATGCTGATAAAAACCCAGTTGTTGGAATTGTGGTAACTTTCTTCTGTGTGCTGTTTTATGTTTTATCAAATTATAGTCATGGACCAAGTAATATGTTTTACTTCTGAAGTTTACTTTTCATGAAGTGATCTCATCCAGAAAACTTAACAATATTCAATGAGGTTTCAAATGCTTCAGGAGTTATAAATTCTTGGGGCGGAGTTGATATGAGTTTCTCAATGATTTTCTTAGGAGTAGCTTTAATTCCATCAATTATTGGTAACTGAATTGGTGGGGGAGTTGTAATGCCTTTCGTTTACTACCTAAACAATAAAGAGTACGTACAGGTTTTAGCTAGAAAAATGAAACTTGAATATGCTCAAGAAAATTTACGAGAATTGATCGCTTACTACGAGGGACCAATAAATCAAGGACTACCAACTTTAGAATCAACTAATACTGTTTCAGAACCAAAACTAAATGAAAACTTTGCAAGCAACTTTGAAGTTGAAGAAGTATTTATGAAACCTAAAAAAAGTAAAGTCAAAAGTAAAAAGAAAACTGATTAG
- a CDS encoding ABC transporter ATP-binding protein yields the protein MAKFVNDKAFTYSKFKGFLRPIFVAVKKSPWLFTFIVLSVALDAIAFSFIPKFLQMMIQKVLLTAQHKVDSSVDLTQDLFGWSVNIPWISWLWVILAIFLFMIACEYFGNYTSSLFAKQIEINLRIECLERLVKQDVSYYYDHQLGLIMSRVIGDTEGVGLGLNDFFLNAVYLISMYITTSCLMLTMDVPIALIAISYTLIIFIATWVIFIYYRRAILVSVDIRQKIDTELTDRLMNVRLVKANGTENYESQRVIENHEPFNRAANKVVRLQTTLQMFNGFAVSILSSIMVISAFLLYNSEPDKVINLIVGFTTSIFALAAPISYATMTFRGATKAANCAMRLSEITDPVPLIIPDPEGIKIDKISEVKFENLGFAYPTKPDRQILPNIDFVFEKNKSYAFVGETGVGKSTFAQLLLRFYDPTQGRVLINGIDLRELHLPTYLSNVGYVEQEPQILYGDIYYNVAYGLENVTKEDIEEACKKAQLDKYVQTLPEKYETILGEHGLMFSGGQKQRLVIARLFLKNPQLLILDEATSALDNIVEHEIQMELEKLMKNRTSVVIAHKLSTIKNVDQIIVLDKEKGISQVGTFEELKNVPGRFRKLYLAGLMD from the coding sequence ATGGCAAAGTTTGTAAACGATAAAGCCTTTACTTATTCAAAGTTCAAAGGCTTTTTAAGACCGATTTTTGTTGCGGTCAAAAAAAGTCCTTGACTTTTTACTTTTATAGTACTTTCAGTGGCATTGGATGCGATTGCTTTTTCTTTTATCCCTAAATTTTTACAAATGATGATTCAAAAAGTATTGTTAACAGCCCAGCATAAAGTAGATTCAAGTGTTGATTTAACCCAAGATCTATTTGGTTGAAGTGTCAACATTCCTTGAATTAGTTGACTTTGAGTAATTCTAGCGATTTTTCTTTTTATGATCGCTTGTGAGTATTTTGGGAACTATACATCTTCTTTATTTGCAAAACAAATTGAAATTAATTTAAGAATTGAATGTCTTGAAAGACTTGTTAAACAAGATGTTAGCTACTACTATGATCACCAATTGGGATTAATTATGTCTCGAGTAATTGGAGATACTGAGGGAGTTGGTTTGGGTTTAAACGACTTCTTCTTAAATGCAGTTTATTTAATTTCAATGTATATAACAACTAGTTGTTTAATGTTGACAATGGATGTTCCGATTGCCTTGATCGCAATTTCGTATACTTTAATAATTTTTATAGCTACTTGAGTTATATTCATTTACTATCGTCGAGCAATTTTGGTTTCAGTAGATATCAGACAAAAAATTGATACAGAACTAACCGATCGACTAATGAATGTAAGATTAGTTAAGGCTAATGGAACAGAAAATTATGAATCTCAAAGAGTTATTGAAAATCATGAACCCTTTAACAGAGCTGCTAACAAAGTTGTTCGTTTGCAAACCACTTTACAAATGTTTAACGGATTTGCGGTCTCGATTTTATCAAGTATAATGGTAATCTCAGCTTTCCTGCTTTATAACTCAGAACCTGATAAAGTAATTAATCTAATTGTTGGTTTTACAACTTCGATATTTGCCCTAGCAGCACCAATTTCTTATGCTACAATGACATTTAGAGGGGCTACCAAGGCGGCGAACTGTGCAATGCGTTTATCTGAAATTACCGACCCAGTTCCATTGATAATTCCAGATCCAGAAGGAATTAAAATTGATAAAATTAGTGAAGTAAAATTTGAAAACCTGGGGTTTGCATATCCGACAAAACCAGATCGTCAAATTTTACCAAATATTGATTTTGTTTTTGAAAAAAATAAAAGTTACGCCTTTGTTGGGGAAACTGGAGTTGGTAAATCTACATTTGCACAACTTCTATTAAGATTCTACGACCCAACACAGGGAAGAGTATTAATTAATGGAATAGATTTAAGAGAATTGCACTTACCAACCTACTTGAGTAATGTTGGTTATGTTGAGCAAGAACCCCAAATATTGTATGGAGACATTTATTATAATGTTGCATATGGACTTGAAAATGTTACAAAAGAAGATATTGAAGAAGCTTGTAAAAAAGCCCAACTAGACAAATATGTCCAAACACTTCCAGAAAAGTATGAGACTATTTTAGGAGAACATGGGCTAATGTTTTCTGGAGGTCAAAAGCAAAGACTTGTAATAGCTCGATTGTTTTTAAAGAACCCACAACTATTGATTTTAGATGAAGCTACTAGTGCGTTGGATAATATTGTTGAACACGAAATCCAAATGGAATTAGAAAAACTGATGAAAAACCGTACAAGTGTAGTTATCGCTCATAAATTAAGCACAATTAAAAATGTTGATCAAATTATTGTTCTTGATAAAGAAAAAGGAATATCTCAAGTAGGAACTTTTGAAGAATTAAAAAACGTTCCGGGAAGATTTAGAAAACTTTATTTAGCAGGACTTATGGATTAA
- a CDS encoding formate/nitrite transporter family protein, with protein sequence MNKIENENYIAKLNETIAELEKIDYSALNVSHGFQADGFLGGFTAVIKKIKYAFYLQILLGILGGIVAASAYVAVVYSTKGMPASLGWLKTLLSGLIFPGGIIMITFLGGSLFTSHSMATLPVMLNALDRRPFLKALFATLLGNIIGALIVPLVFMGTGAFTDTAFYNAMINTITHKMFQFGEELEHASYAVPELKFWIIAMVSSLFSGILCNFLVSTTLPITFSSKHPIASIIVMFFSLSFFVISGYNHGPANFFFFWSWIIMYIQHPETYHAFAWWAPLAFLLVNVIPALFGNWLGGGLIMPLILYSNNKDLTQLLVKKIIYERAQVALKEAKGQVVITSTGAAIDAELIEDIKKRHLEQNELLKEEKKSKKEDKKLE encoded by the coding sequence ATGAATAAAATTGAAAATGAAAATTATATTGCCAAACTAAATGAGACAATAGCAGAATTAGAAAAAATTGATTATTCTGCCTTAAATGTATCACACGGATTTCAAGCCGATGGGTTTTTGGGTGGATTTACAGCAGTAATCAAGAAAATAAAATATGCTTTCTACTTGCAAATATTGCTAGGAATTCTTGGAGGAATTGTTGCAGCTTCAGCTTATGTGGCGGTTGTGTACAGTACCAAAGGAATGCCAGCAAGCTTGGGTTGATTGAAAACACTTTTATCAGGTCTAATTTTTCCTGGAGGTATCATTATGATTACTTTCCTTGGAGGATCGCTATTTACTTCTCATAGTATGGCAACTTTACCCGTAATGCTAAACGCTCTAGATCGCAGACCGTTCTTAAAGGCGCTTTTCGCTACTTTATTGGGTAACATTATTGGTGCTTTAATTGTACCCTTGGTTTTCATGGGGACAGGCGCATTTACCGATACAGCATTTTATAATGCAATGATAAATACCATAACTCATAAAATGTTTCAATTTGGAGAAGAGTTGGAACACGCCAGTTACGCAGTGCCAGAATTAAAATTTTGAATTATTGCAATGGTTTCATCATTATTCTCAGGAATTTTGTGTAACTTCTTGGTTTCAACAACATTGCCGATTACTTTTTCTTCGAAACACCCAATCGCTTCAATTATTGTTATGTTCTTTAGTTTAAGTTTCTTTGTTATTTCAGGATATAACCATGGTCCAGCCAACTTCTTCTTCTTTTGAAGTTGAATTATAATGTATATCCAGCATCCAGAAACCTACCATGCCTTTGCGTGATGAGCACCACTAGCCTTCTTATTGGTTAATGTTATTCCAGCACTATTTGGAAACTGATTGGGTGGGGGATTGATTATGCCTTTAATTCTTTATTCAAACAATAAAGATTTAACACAATTATTGGTTAAGAAAATTATATACGAACGTGCTCAAGTTGCATTAAAAGAAGCTAAAGGTCAGGTTGTTATTACATCAACTGGGGCTGCAATTGATGCTGAACTAATTGAGGATATTAAAAAACGTCATTTAGAACAAAACGAACTTTTAAAAGAAGAAAAAAAATCCAAAAAAGAAGATAAGAAATTAGAATAG